The nucleotide sequence AACTTGCCACTCCTTCCTAATGCCTTCTCGTAACGCTTGCTCTCTTCCACTACCTTCGCCACTCGCTTTCCGTCCTTCACTCTTCCGACCTCTACCGCTCAATCCTCTCAGATCGGCCAACTACTACCGCCACTCGGGTCTTTGTGAGCTGTCCGACATGGACCGCATCACCCTCTCCGCCGGAGGAAGTGTGGAGCCCTACGATGGAGCCGATTATCTGGAGAACAACTGCGCCGAGGAGCCCAGCAAACTGTGCGAATTCAAACGGATTTCGGGCAAAATCCTGAAGACGGTGGATTCGGTTTACCAGGACATCAATACCATCGATGAGTGCCGCGATCTTTGCTTGAACTCTCCTTACAGGTAAGAAATAGTTAAGGTGAAAATTAGGTCCCTCTCTGACATGTAATCCTGGTTAGATGCCACTCGTATGACTACAACGATACTGGAGACATGGTCTGCCGCCTGTCGCACCACAGTCGCGCCACCTTGACCGATGTTATGGATCCCTACTTGGATGTTCCAGAGGCGGCCACCTATGAACTCTCCGCCTGCTACAACGTGTCTATCGAGTGCCGCTCCGGGGAGATGATTACCAAGATTAGGACCTCCAAGCTTTTCGACGGCAAGGTTTATGCCAAGGGAGCTCCCAAATCCTGCGCTGTGAATGTGAATAACTCCCTGGAATTCGACTTCCGCATGGGCTACAATGATCTGGAGTGCAATGTGCGACAGAGTGCTTATGGCCGGTATATGAACGACATTGTGATTCAGCACCACGACATGATTGTCACCTCATCCGATCTTGGTCTGGCTGTTTCCTGCCAATACGACTTGACCAACAAGACTGTGCTGAACGATGTGGACCTGGGAGTAACTGGAGAGATCGAGTCCTCGCTGAGCGAAGAGATCACCATTGATTCGCCCAATGTGATCATGAAGATCACCTCGCGGGATGGCAGCGACATGAAGAGGATTGCCGAGGTCGGGGATCCGCTGGCCCTGCGTTTCGAGATCGTGGAGCCCAACAGCCCGTACGAGATCTTCGTGAGGGAACTGGTGGCCATGGACGGTTCCGACAGCGCCGAGATAACCCTGATCGATGCTAATGGCTGCCCCACCGACCAATACATCATGGGCACCATCCAAAAGCTGGCGCACAATCGCAAGGTGCTGCTCTCGCAGTTCGACGCCTTCAAGTTTCCTTCCAGCGAAGTGGTCCAGTTTCGTGCCTTGGTAACGCCCTGCATTCCTCGCTGTGAGCCCGTGATTTGTGACAGCGAGGATGGCGCCAGTGGAGAGCTCAAGTCTCTGGTTTCCTATGGACGCAAGAAGCGGTCTGTGCTGAATGGAACCGATGGTGGTAAGTACTGCTTTGTAGTGTCTTTTGGACTCCTCAGTAGGATCAGGGCTACCTTATATGTTCGATATGTTGATATACAGTTTGAATATATGAAACTTATATGCTTTATGTGCATCGCAACTTTTGAATCAGAGATTTTTTAtcaataaaagtaaaaatgttACAATTTGCCCGATTTTATATCGATTTTCTCGATATTTTCTCGTTTAGAACGATACATAAAATTTCAGTAATTTTTCTGATAGGATATTTTGAATATATTTCATAAGATATGATATTGAACGCCATATTATGGTAGAGATATCATTTTAAACTTTTCTTTCCGATATACATCCCAACTATAGTCATTTCGCCTTTCCTTGCAGCCGAGTTCTTGCTCAGCACACGCCACCGACGTGATGTGGGCCCTGTGGATGATAACATACTGCTCATGCAGTCCATACAAATCACAGACAAGTTCGGCTTCCAGCCAGAGGATGGCACCACTACCCATGGAAATGACAGCGGTCCACACGAGAAGGCCTATGCGGGCGTGGCCCAGGACAAGCTCACTTGCCTTAATGGCTATGGTAAGTTCGATATTCCTTTCCGGGGGCTCTGTGAAAAAGCCCAATCAAGCGCGAATCAAAGCCAGCTTGATTTGCATAGACAAGCAGCAGGAAGATCAGGAGCTGGAACTG is from Drosophila suzukii chromosome 3, CBGP_Dsuzu_IsoJpt1.0, whole genome shotgun sequence and encodes:
- the nyo gene encoding uncharacterized protein nyo gives rise to the protein MFLRRCTFLLLICLIASDAASAARKTKRPVKPVKQTNPRTNVTPSPPAVASSGSSTPASTSSTSTTEGSGDQEAATVGSASGSAASAGSGELPKPLATPIEAQPEAKTDKAPAGAQEEECDPDMIGFEIITGYVLSAPSKMLDTLPGTLMLTDCLEACQNNESCSAVNYETGLCVLFKTTADKLPGSLSRSQFPVFTIYAQKSCLGVRPCSKAWCIDRVQGYRLPEHVKSSQTVLSRRDCLELCLGETEFTCRSANYYRHSGLCELSDMDRITLSAGGSVEPYDGADYLENNCAEEPSKLCEFKRISGKILKTVDSVYQDINTIDECRDLCLNSPYRCHSYDYNDTGDMVCRLSHHSRATLTDVMDPYLDVPEAATYELSACYNVSIECRSGEMITKIRTSKLFDGKVYAKGAPKSCAVNVNNSLEFDFRMGYNDLECNVRQSAYGRYMNDIVIQHHDMIVTSSDLGLAVSCQYDLTNKTVLNDVDLGVTGEIESSLSEEITIDSPNVIMKITSRDGSDMKRIAEVGDPLALRFEIVEPNSPYEIFVRELVAMDGSDSAEITLIDANGCPTDQYIMGTIQKLAHNRKVLLSQFDAFKFPSSEVVQFRALVTPCIPRCEPVICDSEDGASGELKSLVSYGRKKRSVLNGTDGAEFLLSTRHRRDVGPVDDNILLMQSIQITDKFGFQPEDGTTTHGNDSGPHEKAYAGVAQDKLTCLNGYGLIMAGALFLLAQLSIFGIWKTVQRRTSKERYLYQHEPTPTITYGAPTMLYGPPPNSSAGSSASGASYGGSAKDTLSKLYDSGINGRYGQQF